From the genome of Azospira restricta, one region includes:
- a CDS encoding glycine zipper 2TM domain-containing protein encodes MNRQLAALTLALAATVLGGCAASKSGSAYTREQTRQEMVVRTGVVESVREVQIEGTKSGVGTAAGAVAGGVGGSHVGGGKGQIVGAVVGAVVGGIAGSAIEEGVTRKTGVEITVRLDNGQLTAIVQEGDEVFRAGDRVRLLSGAGGTRVTH; translated from the coding sequence ATGAACCGCCAACTCGCCGCCCTCACTCTCGCCCTCGCCGCCACCGTGCTTGGCGGCTGCGCCGCCAGCAAGTCGGGCAGCGCCTACACGCGCGAGCAGACGCGGCAGGAGATGGTCGTGCGCACCGGCGTCGTCGAGAGCGTGCGCGAGGTGCAGATCGAGGGCACCAAGTCCGGCGTCGGCACCGCGGCCGGCGCAGTCGCCGGCGGCGTCGGCGGCAGCCACGTCGGCGGCGGCAAGGGACAGATTGTTGGCGCCGTCGTCGGCGCCGTCGTCGGCGGCATCGCCGGCTCGGCGATCGAGGAGGGGGTCACGCGCAAGACCGGGGTGGAAATCACCGTCCGCCTCGACAACGGCCAGCTGACCGCGATCGTCCAGGAAGGCGACGAGGTCTTCCGCGCCGGCGACCGCGTCCGCCTGCTCTCCGGCGCCGGTGGCACCCGCGTGACGCACTGA
- a CDS encoding lysophospholipid acyltransferase family protein has protein sequence MATVALIYPLVGDARRLALKQRWSRRLLDILGIRLDAALGGVAPGSLIVANHISWVDVFVINAARPVAFVAKADVRQWPLVGWLAARTDTVFLRRGSRGHAKIVNAEIDALLNAGKDVAIFPEGTTTNGSCLLGFHGALLQPAVETGRPVQPLALAYETPDGRRSLAPAYVGDTSLGQCLATMLGERSIVARLRPTPPLTTPGRERRELARAAHDAIALSLGLPPASSRPERSVGLPAALPSGAAPTGSPSPAPAD, from the coding sequence TTGGCCACCGTCGCGCTGATCTACCCGCTGGTCGGCGACGCCCGCCGGCTAGCGCTGAAGCAGCGCTGGTCGCGGCGCCTGCTCGACATCCTCGGCATCCGGCTGGATGCGGCGCTCGGCGGCGTCGCGCCGGGCAGCCTGATCGTCGCCAACCACATCTCCTGGGTCGACGTCTTCGTGATCAACGCGGCGCGGCCGGTCGCCTTCGTCGCCAAGGCCGACGTGCGGCAATGGCCGCTGGTCGGCTGGTTGGCGGCGCGCACCGACACGGTGTTCCTGCGCCGCGGCAGCCGCGGCCACGCGAAGATCGTCAACGCCGAGATCGACGCCTTGCTGAACGCGGGCAAGGATGTCGCGATCTTTCCCGAAGGCACGACGACCAACGGCAGCTGCCTGCTCGGCTTCCACGGCGCGCTGTTGCAGCCGGCGGTCGAGACCGGGCGGCCGGTCCAGCCGCTGGCGCTCGCCTACGAGACGCCGGACGGCCGGCGCTCGCTGGCGCCGGCCTACGTCGGCGACACCAGCCTCGGCCAATGCCTTGCGACGATGCTGGGCGAACGAAGCATCGTCGCCCGCCTGCGCCCGACGCCGCCGCTGACTACGCCCGGCCGCGAGCGGCGCGAGCTGGCGCGCGCCGCGCACGACGCGATCGCGCTCAGCCTCGGGCTTCCGCCGGCGAGCAGTCGACCTGAAAGATCCGTCGGTCTTCCAGCCGCACTGCCGTCAGGTGCCGCCCCCACAGGCAGCCCGAGTCCAGCGCCAGCAGATTAG
- a CDS encoding symmetrical bis(5'-nucleosyl)-tetraphosphatase encodes MSTYAIGDIQGCHDSFLRLLDACAFDPAHDRLWLVGDLVNRGPHSLATLRFVKALGDAALTVLGNHDLYLLMVAEGVEKRRGKDDTLDEILAAPDRDELLDWLRRQPLCHVERGFCLVHAGLLPQWHVHRARALAAEVEALLQGERYRDTLAHMWGSEPAQWSDDLAGWERMRVVVNAMTRMRFCSPAGVMEFHTKGEVADAPPGYLPWFEVPGRKSADHVLITGHWSALGLRVEPNLLALDSGCLWGRHLTAVRLEDRRIFQVDCSPAEARG; translated from the coding sequence ATGAGCACCTACGCCATCGGCGACATCCAGGGCTGCCACGATTCCTTCCTGCGCCTGCTCGACGCGTGCGCCTTCGATCCGGCACACGACCGCCTGTGGCTGGTCGGCGACCTGGTCAACCGCGGTCCGCATTCGCTGGCTACGCTGCGCTTCGTGAAGGCGCTCGGCGACGCGGCGCTGACGGTGCTCGGCAACCACGACCTGTATCTCTTGATGGTCGCCGAGGGCGTCGAGAAGCGACGCGGCAAGGACGACACGCTGGACGAGATCCTCGCCGCGCCGGACCGCGACGAGTTGCTCGACTGGCTGCGCCGGCAGCCGCTGTGCCACGTCGAGCGCGGCTTCTGCCTGGTGCATGCCGGGCTGCTGCCGCAGTGGCACGTGCATCGGGCGCGGGCGCTCGCCGCCGAGGTCGAGGCGCTGCTGCAGGGCGAGCGCTACCGCGACACGCTGGCGCACATGTGGGGCAGCGAGCCGGCGCAATGGTCCGACGACCTCGCCGGCTGGGAGCGCATGCGCGTCGTCGTAAACGCGATGACGCGCATGCGCTTCTGCTCGCCGGCTGGCGTCATGGAGTTCCACACCAAGGGCGAGGTCGCCGACGCGCCGCCGGGCTACCTGCCGTGGTTCGAGGTGCCGGGCCGCAAGAGCGCCGACCACGTGCTGATCACCGGCCACTGGTCGGCGCTCGGCCTGCGCGTCGAGCCTAATCTGCTGGCGCTGGACTCGGGCTGCCTGTGGGGGCGGCACCTGACGGCAGTGCGGCTGGAAGACCGACGGATCTTTCAGGTCGACTGCTCGCCGGCGGAAGCCCGAGGCTGA
- a CDS encoding GNAT family N-acetyltransferase produces MHDTPPQLQQQHARPARHQLSVGLAAGPAEIEEAKRLRYRVFAGELGARLPTRTPGVDHDLYDPYCEHLIVRDERSAEVVGTYRILSPQAAKRVGGYYAENEFDLTRLQHLRPRLVEIGRSCVHPDYRSGATIALLWAGLARYMVEGGHDFLIGCASVSMADGGHAAATLYNRLGEHMSPLEYRVFPRCPLPLAALDGHLPDAQQPPVPPLIKGYLRAGAWICGAPAWDPDFNTADLPVLLPMSRLDARYARHFLGNRD; encoded by the coding sequence ATGCACGACACGCCCCCCCAGCTCCAACAGCAGCATGCCCGCCCGGCGCGCCACCAGCTCAGCGTCGGACTCGCCGCCGGGCCGGCGGAAATCGAGGAGGCGAAGCGCCTGCGCTACCGGGTCTTCGCCGGCGAGCTCGGCGCCCGCCTGCCGACGCGCACGCCCGGCGTCGACCACGACCTCTACGATCCCTATTGCGAGCATCTCATCGTCCGCGACGAACGCAGCGCGGAAGTGGTCGGCACCTACCGCATCCTGTCGCCGCAGGCCGCCAAGCGCGTCGGTGGCTACTACGCGGAGAACGAGTTCGACCTGACCCGGCTGCAGCACCTGCGCCCGCGCCTGGTCGAGATCGGCCGCTCGTGCGTGCATCCGGACTACCGCAGCGGCGCGACGATCGCGTTGCTGTGGGCCGGCCTCGCCCGCTACATGGTCGAGGGCGGCCACGACTTCCTGATCGGCTGCGCCAGCGTCAGCATGGCCGACGGCGGGCACGCCGCCGCCACTCTGTATAATCGCCTCGGCGAGCACATGAGCCCGCTCGAATACCGCGTCTTCCCGCGCTGCCCGCTGCCGCTGGCGGCGCTTGACGGCCATCTGCCGGACGCGCAGCAGCCGCCGGTGCCGCCGCTGATCAAGGGCTACCTGCGCGCCGGCGCCTGGATCTGCGGCGCGCCGGCCTGGGATCCGGACTTCAACACCGCCGACCTGCCGGTACTGCTGCCGATGAGCCGGCTCGACGCCCGTTACGCGCGCCACTTCCTGGGGAACCGAGACTGA